In Ovis canadensis isolate MfBH-ARS-UI-01 breed Bighorn chromosome 15, ARS-UI_OviCan_v2, whole genome shotgun sequence, the genomic stretch atccatacatgaccacaggaaaaaccatagccttgactagacagaccttagtcagcaaagtaatgtctctgcttttgaatatgctatctaggttggtcataactttacttccaaggagtaagtgtcttttaatttcatggctgcagtcaccataggcAAGTTCTATTTGAAAAACCTATGTCTGGCTTGAATCCTCTGACTATGGGTAGGGACAATAAAGATTTGGAGAAAGTATGCCctctaattggagaaggcaatggcaccctactccagtactctcacctggcaaatcccatggatggaggagcctggtaggcagcagtccatggggtcactgagggtcggacatgactgagcgacttcactttcacttttcactttcatgcattggagaaggaaatggcaacccactccagtgttcttgcctggagaatctcagggatgggggagcctggtgggctaccgtctatggggtcgcacagagtcagacacaactgaagcgactttagcagcagcagcagcatacactctAATAACCTGAGAACCTCTTCCATCTCAAACCATTCCCCTGGTCCTTCTTCTCACACTTTGGGTATCTGCCCGGCTCTCTTTGATCTCTCAATCCCCCTCTGTATTTTCCTATTACCTCCCAGTTTTACTTCTCCCAATCCTCACCTAATGATAGAATAGTTGTTCTTGTCATGAGTGACTGCTCTAATTCTCAAGAAAAGAAGGATGAGTTAATAAGTGTTCCTCCAGTCCTTAGGGATGTGAATCCCCATGAGAAATGCAGGACCATGCCTGTGACCCTGTCTGCACCACTGTTTTACTTTAGGGCCCTTCCCCaaattctgttttccatttcctaTAGTGCAGTTTGGGAATGCAAAGGCAGGAGGTTATAGAAAGTTCCAAATATTTATCACCTCAATGTCTGGAACAAATGTGGTAGTGTGACATGTAATGAAATACTATCTTGTATCCAGAATATGGCAAGGTAATAaagatgctgggcttcccaggtggctcagtcgtaaggaatctgcctgctaatgcaggaggcacaggaaacgTAGGTTTGttgctgggtcagggagatcccctagttaggaaatggcaacccacttcattcttgcctagaaaatcccatggacagaggagactggtgggctacagtgcatacagtcacaaagagttgagagaataaatttctaggtaggttgataagaagtccagggtccctgaggaggagagaggggtctggggcttTCAAAGAGGAGACAGGagtctggagttctcaaggagggaaaaagaacattttttcctacattgttttgttttagtcaatataacaatgtatcttgctccaGGACATGTTTTTTCTTCTTGAGACCCTTCTACTAAGCCTgtcattttaaagtgtatattgTGGgggtgggtctggtaagatctttctattgttagttctaattcTGTTATATTAAAGTGCAAATTGTGGAattgggtctggtaagacctttacaaccttgagacattcttttgatttactgtaataaccaattgaaaaagtatataactcccttgctaagactatCAAGGGGGGCACTCTATGTCCCCTTtcgtcagaagctttctctatccccttttatagtttaataaaactctgctacagaAAAACTCTTGAATGATCaaacctggtccctggtcctgaagctaaatctttggAGATCAGGAATCCTTCACCATGAGCTATCAGAGTCAGATAAGCCTGAGTGACTGACAGGCATGCTTGCACTCAGTAAAGAATGTTAGCTATGGAGTAGCCAATCAGAGGGATTTATTAAGGACTTAGACTGTTGAGGAACATAGAGTCTATAACCTAAGGGCTGGGAATGACTCAAGCTCAGTTCTGTtactgtgcttagttactcacttgtgtccaactctttgtaactgtagcccaccaggctcctctgcccatggggattccccaggcaagaatactggagtgggttgtcatgccctcctccagggaatcttcctaaccgagggatcgaatccaggtctcctgcattgcaggtcgattctttactgtctgagccaccagggaagcatgccaCCTGGCTAGTCTATCCAACCCCCGCAAAGCAGGACACTTCATTGAAATATTCTGCAAATGTCATGACAACCAAATATAATCTGAATGTCTACAACTTAGGTAGGAAAAAGAGCCAGGCTGCCATAGGACCTCAACAGCAGGAAAGGATGAACTTTTTTAGATTTGGTGACCCTATCTGGTCTCAACTACAGTGATTGTTGGACAAGGAGTTTAACTGCTATATATTGGGTCAGATTGCTAATTTGAATCAATATATTTTATTCCTCCTTCTGATTTAATGGGGGTGAAATTATTTCAGgacaaattccaaagaaaaggaaatttgtgGTAATGATCAGGATTATGTTCACTGGGTTCACCTGGTACTTTTATGTaagcacttgcattttcctaacttaacttttctcatgcCAAACATTCTTGCAAATTGCATTCTATGGTTCATGGGACAGGATTTATCATTTATAAACTTATTTGTCATAATTCCTATAATGTAATTTCTTTTCTCCACTATAAAACATTTACCTCTTAATTTATAAAAGAGCTAAAATATTTCTCTAGCATTAGACAGTAAAAAAGTGCATGATGAATATAATAGAAACCTATATATGGTCAAGTGGTTGAATTAAATGAATTGGGTGTCTTAAAAATATCTGTACTATTATTCTCTTTATAAATGCACATGGCTTTTTCTAGACTTTCTGGGTAATGAGGTGGTTATCCACACTGTACTTTTTTAAAGGATAATGCTTTTATGGTTTAAGTTATTCAGtcaaatgactgaatgactaaatgtGCTAATGACATATTTTGGAACAATGCATGTATAAAAGAAGACACTAAACACTTAAATGGTGAAGGGTGCTATTCTCTATTCTGATTttgtgcttttttaattttttgtgttttgCCACAAAGGGCTTTCtgcaaataaagatgaaatacaTAATCCAAAGAATGCATAAtccaaagaataaaatttgaCATCATGAAAATAATTGTATTGCATTTTTCCTAGTGATAGGACACtggaaaaatgaattattatttgGTATTCTGGATATCTTACAGATTTTTCAGATAGGCAGACAATACTTTTAGAGGACAAGCAAATACTCATGGCTTAATGAAGCAAAACAATATGTGTAACAGTGTCTCAACTTATAAGTCTATATAAAATTGGGATAGATGTTTATATCATATTATCATAATTCTAGGCAAGAGTAGGAGGGCTTTCACTTTAAGAGAGCTATCTACTTGCTGGAAGGCTGGACTGGACAAAATAATGCTTCCCTTCTCAGTTCATAATATAACTGTggcatctattcattcattcattcattcattcattcatttgtatagTCAAAACTCATCTCTGATTcaacaattctactcctgggcaaacacctggagaaaaacatggtttgaaaggatacatgaaccccagtgttcactgcagcactattaacAATTATGTCCataggcagatgaatggataaagaagatgttgtacatacataaaatggaatattattcagccattaaaataacaaaataatgccatttgcagcaacttagatggacctggagattatcgtACTAAATGAGGTAAATCAGACAAAGGCAaacatatgatattgcttacctgcagaataaaaaaatacaaatgaacttatttacaaaacagaaacagacacacagacttagagaacaaactcatTGTTACAAGTTGGGAgagagtgggagtttgggattgacatgtacacactgctattttttaaatagataacccAGTATAACACAGGGACCGCTGGTCCATAttctatagaaaaataatttaaaaagaatagataaatgtgtctgtataactgaattactttgctgtacatctgaaactgtcacaacattattaattaaatatactccaataaaaatacaaattaaaaaatgaaaagaataaaatacttaggaataaatttacttaaagaaacaaaaaaatatatacatataggaaaaactataaaacactgatgaaaaaaatcaaagatgacacaaatagatgaagaaatatatcatgtttatggattggaagaatcaatatagtgaaaatgagtatactacccaaagtaatctatagattcaatgcaatccttatcaagctaccaatgggatttttcacagaactagaataaataatttcacaatttgtatggaaacataaaatacctcaaatagccaaagcaattttgagaaagaagaatggaacttgaggaaaccttcctgacttcagactatactaaaaaGCTATAGTCAACAAGAtggtatggtactgacacaaagagagaaatatagatcagtggaacaaaatagaaaacccagagatacaTCCACACagctatggataccttatctttgacaaagaaggcaaaaatacacaatagaGAAataataatctctttaacaagtggttctgggaaaactagtcaaccatcTGTAAAagaaccatacacaaaaataaactcaaaatggattaaagatctaaatgtaagaccagaaactataaaactcccagaagaaaacataggcagaacactctctgaaatAACTCACAGAAAGATCCTTTATGATCcgtctcccagaatattggaaataaaagcaaaaataaacaaatgggacctaattaaaatttaaagcttctgcacaacaaagggaaacataagcaaggtgaaaaggcagccttcagaatgggagaaaataatagcaaatgaagcaactgacaaagaattaatttccaaaacatataagcaactcatgcagctcaaaacaagaaaaataaatgacccaatcaaaaaatgggccaaagaactaaacagatttttctccaaaggagacatacagatggctaagaaacacatgaaaagatgctcaacatcactcattatcagagaaatgcaaatcaaaaccacaatgagggaccatctcaccctggtcagaatgactgccatcaaaatgtctacaagcaatgCATGCtgaagagtgtgtggagaaaagggaaccctcttacattgttggtgggaatgcaaactaacgcagccactatgaagaacagtgtggagattccttaaagaactggaaatagaactgccatatgacccagcaatcctactgctgggcatagacACCAATgaaaccggaattgaaagagacacatgtaccccaatgttcaatacagcactgtttacaatagctaggacatggaaacaacctagatgcccatccacagatgaacggataaggaagctgcggtacatatacacaatggaatattactcagctataaaaatgaacaaatttaagtcagttctaatgaggtggatgaaactggagtctattatacagagtgttatgtctgactatttgtgactccatggattgtatagtccatggaattctccagaccagaacactggagtgggtaacccttcccttctccaggagatctccccaacccagggatcgaatccacatctcttgcattgcaggcggattctttaccagctaaaccataagggaagcccatacagagtgaagtaagccagaaagagaaacaccaaacagtatattaacacatatatatggaattttgaaagaCAGTAATtgtgaccctatatgcaagacagcaaaagagacgcagatgtaaagACAGGcttttggactgtgtgggagaaggtaagggtgAGACGAcatgagagaatagcactgaaacacttATATTAaccataagtaaaataaatgaccagTGTAAGTTCAATGcttgaagcagggcactcaaagctggtgctctgggacaacccagagggatagggtgggaagggagtgggagggggattcaggatggggggacacatgtaaacccatggctgattcatgtcaatgtatggcaaaaaccactacaatattgtaaagtaattgtcctccagttaaaataaattaattaatttaaaaataaaaataaataaaataacacctCTACACCAACTAAATTGTTATAGGAAGAATTATCTTAATTTTGAGAATAGGTACTTCTAAATgttttttgtaaaatatattttatgaaaatcatGTAACTAATGATACACTGTAAGAGTTaaaatgtgctcagtcgctcagtcatatctgactctttgtgaccccatgaactgtagcctgccatgctcctctgtccatggggttttccaggcaggaatattggagtgggttgccatttccttctccaagagttaGTATAGAAGATCATATTTTATAAACTCAAAACTTAGATTATCTATGTAgatgttcatttaaaataattttactggcatgtgaaatgCAAAACTTAAGATGCAATGGCTTGAATATAtgttaaacaaaaaatttaaaatgtttcattttttggaGCAAAATCATTAAGAAAGATATGATCAGCATATCCTTTAAAaagtgtaaaattaaaaaaaataaaatattaagaatacattttatatttgaagGTATCACATGAAGgatgatttcaaatatttaaatgacacttgtacatctgaaattaatgttcacatttctcattttttatttttcacattaattttattttacttatttactatAGGGAATATTATCTAAGTTTGATGTTcacatgtctttatttttatttgttgatatttcaGACAAGGTGAATGTGCTGAAGGAGAGGGGTAATTAGAAGTAGAATTAAGAAATAGGGTAAAGAGGAATAGGAACAGACATAACTGAATTAAAACCAAGGAAAAGACATAAGCTAATGGAAATTCTAAGTGTATTCCATATGCCTGACATCTGAAATCATAATTTAAAGTTAGTAAGATCTGTTTTATTATAGGAAATATGTGTTCATGAGAGGTCAAATTTTTCActccaagtattttttaaaaatccaatccaAATGAGTCAGTCTTTATACAATGATTGATTCACTTCTATATCACTTATgcattaaataattattaagtgACTCTTTTACACTAGACATAATGTTGATTTTCATAGGTAGCAAAATCCTTGAGACACAGTTCCTACAGTAACAGAGTAAGATTTGTGAAAATATACTACTTATCATTAAGACCAATATAAAAACTGGGAGTTACAAAGCattcttaaagttttattttctgcttcatatatttcttctctttcagtaAATACAGACATTTCAGCTAAGACATTTCAATTAAACTTGCAAGTTTGTTAATACAACTCTATGCACAGCTATGCATTCAATAATTTCAGAGAAATGTGAAGACAGTTTATATATTGAAAAGAGTTCTAGATAAAAATTGAGATCTGTATTACCTGTTTGCTACTACTATAAACTTATAAGTATCTATACCTCAGTGAGTTAGATTTTTATTAGATACATCTAATCCAGTAGATTATATAATCACTGGCTTCATATGACATTATCTCAGGGACATAAAAAAATCACTGAGTTTGGCTTTCTGAAAGAGTaagattatttctaaaaattaaataaaaatatgaaagttgCCCCTTTCTATTCCCAATGAAACTAAATGTTCTCAGAAAGAACAGAACATgtgagtaaaattttaaaagatgatgctgatggACCATAAAGTTCGAAAATTTCCTTTTTGAAACCTAATATGCTCTTACATCAAGGTAAGGTTTTTTCCCACTTTAAGAAAGTTAGCATAAGTAGATTTACAAACACACTCACATAATGAGAAATGTAATATGATTCTCTGACAAATATAGTGTatcaagaagcaaagaaataTGGGTTTAGAATAATCAAGGAAAACTTCATGACAATCAGCATTGAATCAGGTTAGGATTACAAATGAGAAACCACAGATGGAAGTGATTTCCAACACACTCCACTCTAACACATTTTATACTTAGAGGGAATTTAGAAGTTTGTATTAAGTCAGTCTATTATAAATCAAATAGACATCAACTCTCTCCTTTAGGATTTTTCACAATGTACTGTCagagctatttctgcttttttttaaaagtaatctttTATCAGTAGCACTGGTGCCAATATAGACAGCAGACAAATCACTATATATTTACAAACTTAATATTCATGTCATCACTGGGTTGAGGACATGTCTACATCACAGAAGAACTGATTCTTAGGGGAAAAACCAGGTGGAGAAATCCTTGGTGGATCTGCTTGGTCTTCACACTATAGATGATTGGGTTGAGCACAGGTGGAACTAGCAGGTAGATATGAGCCATGAAGATGTGGATGAGGGGGGATGAGTGTTTGGCAAAACGATGGACAACAGAGAGCCCAATCATAGGCACATAAAGAATAAGTACAGCACAGATGTGAGATGCACATGTGTTGAGGGCCTTAAATCTCCCCTCCTGAGATGAAATTTTTAATACTGAGTGAAGGATGAAAACATAAGACATAAAAATACCCAAAGAGTCCATTCCCCACAGCAAAGTGATCATAACCATTCCATATATAACGTTAAACTTGGTGTCAGCACAAGCAAGGCGGATCACGCCCTGGTGCAGACAGTAAGAATGAGAAAGGATGTGAGAGTAGCAGAAGGGAAAGAAGGCCAGCTGGGCTAGAAGTGGAATCATGGCAAAGGCACTTCTAAGCAGGGCTGCAATGCCAATTTTCGTGATGAGCGTTGGAGTGAGAATGGTAGCGTATCTTAGGGggtggcagatggccacataTCGGTCAAGGGCCATAGCCAAGAGCACAGATGACTCAGTGAAGGAGAAAGTGTGAATGAAAAACATTTGGACTACACAAGTGTTGAACTGGATCTCCCTGGATATGGACCACAGCACCCTGAAGAGTGATATCATTGTGGGCAAGGACATGCCCATGTCAGTGAGAGAAAACATGGCCAAGAAGTAGTACATGGGCTCATGGAGCCTGGGGTCTGTCTGGACAATATGTAGGATAGTACAGTTACCCATAATTCCAACAAGGTAGAGGAGACAGAATGGAATGGAAATCCAGTGGTGAAATTCCTCATATCCAGGGATACCTGTGAGATAGAAGGTGGAGGACAGGATATTGCTGGAGTTTGCAGTTGCCATAGGGCTTACTGTTAAACCACAATCTGGATTTACAATCACACTCCAGAAGGGGAACAAATGAGAAGATCAGCACCTGtgtcacaaaaacaaaacaaaacttcagagTGTCCTGTAATATATCCTAAATTAACCTTCACagttttgctttgtcttttttaatttctttgctgaGTGTTGTCCGTTTAGGAAAACATCCACTTTTATAACCAGGAGGATCTTCCCTTCTTCTTCTCAAATGCAAATGTATTATAATGTTCTATGATTATGGATAATCTCCTTCTAAAGACACCACCCGGAACAGTACACACAAAACCCATTCTAGACTACATCTTTAATTTCATACTCTTCTTCAGGAAGATCCTTAACCAGAGTCACTAGTCATACATTataactttttcttaaaaaaaaaaaaatgactttggcAGTGACTTACATGAAATGGCTTTCCTGtcttagcttgaaagatttttcaGTAATACTAGAACACCATGCAAGGCATATTACAGAATTCAGGTAAGTATTGATCAGCATAGTTTTTGCTCTTACTAACCTATCTCTGGATATATAAGTGATGCCACTGGGTTGGTACCCAGTGAAAATCAACTCTAGTATCAATTTAGCCTCAGGCTAGTATCCCAAGAGCTAAACATAAGTTAGGATAGACAGAAGaatgtatgatttttaaaaattataaatatataatttttctatgtAATATAAGCAAAGTACAATTGACTGACTGCATTTAAAGATTCCAAACCTTCTTCCTACCATGTTTAGGGATTGATTTATTATTTAGAGACAAGCTCTATTTgtaaaaaaaccaaaataattgGTATATAGGGATTGGGGAAAGATTGAGTAGAAACTCATGAttcaaagaaaaatcaagagaaaacaaaataacaaaaagattgaatgaccaaaaaaaaaaaaagcctactgTGTCTAAACTTGACACTAAATATTTTCTACTTGGATGAATGAGttaatatattttcatctatTAGATTCAAATACTTCTTCTGTAGTCAACAACAATGCCTCTGAAGATGAGCCACCACTTGCCCTTTTGACAACCATCCATGCTTACCAAAATTCTAATCCATGGGACAGATTGCCTCTAATTGTAAATTAGTAAACTGTCATCATGGTATCTTGAAAAGTCTACTTTGGTTTCTGGGAGATCAAATCCTTTCAGTCTCCTCTTGCTGttattttagttgctaaatcatgtccgactcttttgtgacctcatggactgtagtataccaggctctgtccatgggattttccaggtaagaatactggagtgggttgccatgttccccttcagggaatttcctgacctagggatcgaatctgtgtctcctgcattggtaggaggatgctctaccactgagtcacctgaaaAGACTGAACTCCCCTCTAGTTACATGTAAATAAACCCTGACTGCAAAAGATTCTTGCCTTGGATGTTTAATAACTTTCTAGGAAATGAAAGATTCATAATCAAGTCACCAAATAGGTATATTACAGAAACAATTTCAGGCTTTTAAACTCTTATTACAATTAagttctacacacacacatagtatgaACTGATAACCTCTTACAGCCCTGCAATTTAACTCCCCAAATTCCTACCTACTTCATCTTCCTGTCTACACTTGCACTAATTATTACCTTTAATGCCCAGATTTTCCAATATTATCCCTTCTTTTGAtgattcttttccaatttttacaCCATAATCCAAATTTAGAAATCTGGTTTTCATTTCACTGCCCACTCGATTCAGAcactttttctgattttataagGTTTCTTTGAATCATCAAAAAGGAGTAAATATGAAGTTTCACTGAAACCTGGGAAGATACCTGATCTAGAGTATGTCTTTGGTCATCTTACTGACTCTTCACTGAGATTTTAAGGAGACAGTTATTCAACATCTTCCTTATTTAGAATCTGTTTCTCTCCTTCTGCAATCACTTTAACCTAAGCTATATTCTGGTTTCAGTGTTGTGCTCAGTTTAAATTTGACCAAATCACCTTCTCTCTGTACCAAAGTTGCCTCCTCTCTGAGCTCAAGAAAGTAACAATTTGAAAGGATGTGCTAAGGTAAAGGATATATTGTGTGTAAAATACTTATCAAAGAGCCTTctggatgatgatgataatgacaaCAATGATGATGACAACAATAACACcaacaagaattttttaaagtataatgggAGGAGGAATATATGGGGAGACTATGAATTATCCTCCTTGAGGGGAAGGTATCACGAACAAAACCATCTCACAAGTGACTTAGGTGGCCTGAGAAGTAGAAAGTGAATTGCAtcagtttcatttccttttcatcaaGTAAATTTCAGTGTAGCCAGAGATATGAATTGCctcttaatcatttttttttctacccaGAAACTCCTCTGATCATTATGACACCACATATTCACTTCTCATTTTATTCACTGCCAGATTTGAAAAAAGCAACACAAAAAGTTGAGTCCAGGATAGAATGAGAAGTCTCATCAAGAGTAAGCATGAGATCTTTGGGACTTCAGTGAATTAGGAATTTGAGGAGTCATATTAGCATTCTGAAATTACCACGACATAAATATCCATTATATTCCACATTCACTAGAATCTGGTCTGTTATTTCACAACCCCCTTTAGGTAGCACCTGTTCATTTTGATAATCCAATTCCTAGTGTTCCTGATCTTACAATTTTAAATGCATTCACATTGCCTTGTGGTATCTTCCACATCTCCAGAGGAGGAAGATGGAGTTTGCGGAGTTAGTTTATAAACTCATAAATCTGAAGGTCTTAATGTGAATTTAGACCATAATTAATTTCATATGAAAAATCACTGGTAACTAGGATTAGAAGGGACCTCAAAGATTATCTGGTGTAATCCCACTCATATTCTGGAATTCCTCTTCTTATGTCTGATAATAGTCCTTCACCCTGTGTAAGAAATCATGTCCACCAACAGAAAGCAGGCCACGTGTCATGCAAGTCTAGGGTATATTAGGCAAGTCCTATCTGAAAACTATGAGTCTGGCTTGAATGTTTTGCACAGggaatgaataataaaaatatttggagaaaGGATAACCTCTAATAAACTAGGAATCTTTTCCTTCTTGAAccattcccttggtgtctcttctCACACTTTGGGTGTCTGCCCTTCTCTCTCTTGTCTCTCAAGCCCCACTTTGTGTTTTTCCATTACTTCCCACTCTTTTCCCAGTCCTTACCTACTTGGTATAATAGTTCCTCTTTGCATGAGAGATTGTTTTAATTCTCAAAGCAAGATGCATGAGTTAATAAGTCTTCCTCTAATCCTTAGAGATATGAGTCTCCATGAGAAATGCAAGACTGTGCCTGTAACCCTGCCACTGTCACTATTTTAGTTTATAGCCCTTCCCCAAATCCTCTCTGTATCATTCCAGATATTGCAGTTTGGAAATTCAAAGGCAAGAAGGCTACAGAGAGTCTCAAGTATTTCTCACTTCAATGTCCAGAACAAAGTAGGTAGTACAACATGAGGTGAAATActaacttgtatccagaatatggTAG encodes the following:
- the LOC138420738 gene encoding olfactory receptor 51G2-like, with the translated sequence MATANSSNILSSTFYLTGIPGYEEFHHWISIPFCLLYLVGIMGNCTILHIVQTDPRLHEPMYYFLAMFSLTDMGMSLPTMISLFRVLWSISREIQFNTCVVQMFFIHTFSFTESSVLLAMALDRYVAICHPLRYATILTPTLITKIGIAALLRSAFAMIPLLAQLAFFPFCYSHILSHSYCLHQGVIRLACADTKFNVIYGMVMITLLWGMDSLGIFMSYVFILHSVLKISSQEGRFKALNTCASHICAVLILYVPMIGLSVVHRFAKHSSPLIHIFMAHIYLLVPPVLNPIIYSVKTKQIHQGFLHLVFPLRISSSVM